A window from Mangifera indica cultivar Alphonso chromosome 2, CATAS_Mindica_2.1, whole genome shotgun sequence encodes these proteins:
- the LOC123209490 gene encoding probable disease resistance protein At1g61190: MVDVAGSFGGVLSPVLEVGKWLAAPIWRQFKYLYNYNTNFKNLEKQVEQLKNTRDEVQLKVTAAERNVEVIKQNVKDWQKDVEKTITEAEQLIQEKANNAQCFKGLWSNYKQSKKAFKLKREDIDPLLQKKREFDQVSFPTIPQDIWLRSNEDHLAFEARTSMVKNVWDALNDENVYMIGVYGMGGLGKTTLVQEAGRKAKKDNLFEDIVFVMIILSFLMIILSDNV, from the coding sequence atggttgatgttgCCGGGAGTTTCGGGGGTGTGTTGAGTCCTGTCCTTGAAGTTGGCAAGTGGTTGGCTGCTCCGATTTGGCGTCAATTCAAGTATTTGTACAACTACAataccaatttcaaaaatctggaaaaacaAGTTGAGCAGTTGAAAAATACAAGAGACGAAGTCCAGCTTAAGGTTACTGCTGCTGAAAGAAATGTGGAAGTCATCAAACAGAATGTTAAGGACTGGCAGAAGGATGTGGAGAAGACAATTACAGAAGCAGAACAGTTGATTCAAGAGAAAGCAAATAACGCTCAATGCTTCAAAGGATTGTGGTCCAACTACAAACAGAGCAAGAAAGCTTTCAAATTAAAGCGGGAGGATATTGATCCACTCCTCCAGAAAAAAAGGGAGTTCGATCAAGTTTCCTTTCCTACTATTCCACAAGATATCTGGCTTAGATCTAATGAAGATCATTTGGCATTCGAAGCAAGAACCTCTATGGTGAAGAATGTATgggatgcattaaatgatgagaatgtgTACATGATTGGTGTTTATGGGATGGGTGGTCTTGGGAAGACTACTCTTGTGCAGGAAGCTGGAAGGAAAGCAAAGAAGGATAATTTGTTTGAGGACATTGTTTTTGTTATGATTATTTTGAGTTTTCTTATGATTATTTTGAGTGATAATGTTTGA
- the LOC123208483 gene encoding pentatricopeptide repeat-containing protein At5g64320, mitochondrial-like: MVKAGVLPNVVTLNCLLEVLFENSRTESALDQFRRMHNKGFSPNSRNFEIILKCLILSNQVDDLVIILAKMFNAGFELELSFYTCIIPLFCREIKREEGIQLLRLMRASNLLPDELIRCMCENHRLDDVNNLLEEMIENGRTLFVDVLVDLVAGLYAIGKFDVAMNLLEDKCGYITSPCNTMLEGHCNAGQFFLAKSIFDKMAERNVNILIRWLCENMEIKESE, from the coding sequence ATGGTAAAAGCAGGAGTTTTGCCAAATGTTGTTACTTTGAACTGTTTGTTGGaggttttatttgaaaatagtaGGACTGAGTCTGCTTTGGATCAGTTTAGGAGAATGCACAACAAAGGGTTTAGTCCTAATAGTAGGAATTTtgagataatattaaaatgtcttATTTTAAGCAATCAAGTGGATGATTTGGTTATCATTTTAGCCAAGATGTTTAATGCTGGATTTGAGCTGGAATTAAGTTTCTATACCTGTATAATACCACTGTTTTGTAGGGAAATTAAACGAGAGGAGGGAATCCAACTGTTAAGGTTGATGAGAGCTTCAAATCTTTTGCCGGATGAGTTGATTAGATGTATGTGTGAGAACCATAGATTAGATGATGTGAAtaatcttcttgaagagatgaTAGAAAATGGTAGAACACTCTTTGTTGATGTGCTTGTTGATCTAGTAGCAGGACTTTATGCAATAGGAAAATTCGATGTGGCTATGAATCTCTTGGAAGACAAATGTGGTTACATAACTTCTCCATGCAACACCATGCTTGAAGGTCATTGCAATGCTGGTCAATTTTTTCTGGCGAAAAGTATCTTTGACAAAATGGCTGAGAGAAACGTAAATATTCTAATCAGATGGCTTTGCGAGAATATGGAAATAAAGGAAAGCGAATGA